Proteins encoded together in one Streptomyces sp. NA04227 window:
- a CDS encoding aldehyde dehydrogenase family protein, which produces MVYAQPGTASSLVTFDKRYENFIGGAWTAPVQGRYFDNTSPVSGEVFTQVARSSAADVELALDAAHAAADAWGRTSPAERANLLNKVADRIEADLERLAVAETWENGKPVRETLAADLPLTVDHFRYFAGAVRGQEGSIAQIDAETVAYHFQEPLGVVAQIIPWNFPILMAAWKLAPALAAGNCVVIKPAEQTPVSLLLVIELIADLFPPGVINVVNGFGVEAGKPLASSPRVAKVAFTGETTTGRLIMQYASENIIPVTLELGGKSPNIFLPDVLDADDDYLDKAVEGFVMFALNQGEVCTCPSRALIHSSIYEEFIARCVERTRAIRGGNPLDPATMIGAQASNDQYEKILAYLDIGRREGAEVLTGGGTRTVEGLEGGYYVEPTIFRGSNEMRIFQEEIFGPVVSVTTFDSVDEALKIANDTLYGLGAGVWTRNGNDAYRLGREIKAGRVWTNCYHAYPAHAAFGGYKKSGIGRENHKMMLDHYQQTKNLLVSYSDQKLGFF; this is translated from the coding sequence ATGGTGTACGCGCAGCCGGGAACCGCGTCGAGCCTCGTCACCTTCGACAAGCGCTACGAGAACTTCATCGGCGGCGCCTGGACCGCGCCGGTCCAGGGGCGCTACTTCGACAACACCTCCCCGGTGAGCGGCGAGGTCTTCACCCAGGTCGCCCGGTCCTCCGCCGCGGACGTCGAACTCGCCCTGGACGCCGCGCACGCCGCCGCCGACGCCTGGGGCCGCACCTCCCCGGCCGAGCGGGCCAACCTCCTGAACAAGGTGGCCGACCGTATCGAGGCCGACCTGGAACGCCTCGCCGTCGCGGAGACCTGGGAGAACGGCAAGCCGGTACGGGAGACCCTGGCCGCCGATCTGCCGCTGACGGTGGACCACTTCCGCTACTTCGCGGGCGCCGTACGCGGCCAGGAGGGCAGCATCGCCCAGATCGACGCGGAGACCGTGGCGTACCACTTCCAGGAGCCGCTGGGTGTGGTCGCGCAGATCATCCCGTGGAACTTCCCGATCCTGATGGCCGCCTGGAAGCTCGCGCCCGCGCTCGCGGCCGGGAACTGCGTGGTGATCAAGCCCGCCGAACAGACCCCGGTCAGCCTGCTGTTGGTGATCGAACTGATCGCGGACCTGTTCCCGCCCGGCGTGATCAACGTCGTCAACGGCTTCGGCGTGGAAGCGGGCAAGCCGCTCGCCTCCAGCCCCCGGGTGGCCAAGGTCGCCTTCACGGGCGAGACCACGACCGGGCGCCTGATCATGCAGTACGCCAGCGAGAACATCATCCCGGTCACTCTCGAACTCGGCGGCAAGAGCCCGAACATCTTCCTGCCGGACGTGCTCGACGCGGACGACGACTACCTGGACAAGGCCGTCGAGGGCTTCGTGATGTTCGCCCTCAACCAGGGCGAGGTGTGCACCTGCCCCTCGCGCGCCCTGATCCACTCGTCCATCTACGAGGAGTTCATCGCCCGCTGCGTGGAGCGCACCCGGGCGATACGCGGCGGCAACCCGCTCGACCCGGCCACCATGATCGGCGCCCAGGCCAGCAACGACCAGTACGAGAAGATCCTCGCGTACCTGGACATCGGCCGCCGCGAGGGCGCCGAGGTGCTCACCGGCGGCGGTACGCGCACCGTCGAGGGCCTGGAGGGCGGCTACTACGTCGAGCCGACCATCTTCCGCGGCAGCAACGAGATGCGGATCTTCCAGGAGGAGATCTTCGGGCCGGTCGTCTCGGTGACCACCTTCGACTCCGTCGACGAGGCCCTGAAGATCGCCAACGACACCCTCTACGGGCTCGGCGCGGGAGTGTGGACCCGCAACGGCAACGACGCCTACCGGCTCGGCCGCGAGATCAAGGCGGGCCGGGTGTGGACCAACTGCTACCACGCCTACCCCGCGCACGCGGCCTTCGGCGGCTACAAGAAGTCCGGGATCGGCCGGGAGAACCACAAGATGATGCTCGACCACTACCAGCAGACCAAGAACCTGCTCGTCAGCTACTCGGACCAGAAGCTCGGGTTCTTCTGA
- a CDS encoding DUF779 domain-containing protein → MTGSEADGTKRGTGPGHEVVRVELTDAAAALVRALVAVHGPVMFHQSGGCCDGSAPMCYPRGEFRVGAADVLVGLVERDTPFWMSADQYAHWQHTRLTVDVVPGRGSGFSLEVPEGVRFLLRSRLFTDEEYAHLAGQPPLPRGDGPPG, encoded by the coding sequence ATGACGGGGTCCGAAGCCGACGGCACCAAGCGCGGCACCGGGCCCGGGCACGAGGTCGTACGGGTCGAACTGACCGATGCCGCCGCCGCGTTGGTGCGCGCCCTGGTCGCGGTCCACGGTCCCGTGATGTTCCACCAGTCCGGCGGCTGCTGCGACGGCAGCGCTCCGATGTGCTACCCGCGCGGCGAGTTCCGGGTCGGCGCCGCCGACGTACTGGTGGGCCTCGTCGAGCGGGACACCCCGTTCTGGATGAGCGCCGACCAGTACGCCCACTGGCAGCACACCCGGCTGACCGTCGACGTGGTGCCGGGCCGGGGCAGCGGCTTCTCGCTGGAGGTCCCCGAAGGCGTCCGGTTCCTGCTCCGCTCACGGCTGTTCACGGACGAGGAGTACGCGCACCTCGCCGGGCAGCCGCCTCTGCCCCGGGGAGACGGCCCGCCCGGTTGA
- a CDS encoding response regulator transcription factor, translated as MSIRVLLADDQPLVRAALNMVITDTADVHVVGEAGDGHEAVRLTGELAPDVVVMDIRMPGMDGIEATRRITTGTSAARVVVLTTFDEDDYVYGALRAGASGFLVKDMALDDILAAVRVVAAGDALIAPSVTRRLIKDFADRPGATPPGRRELDGITNREREVLTLVGRGLSNTEIAEELCLSVATAKTYLTRLLAKLDARDRVHLVILAYEAGLVAP; from the coding sequence ATGAGCATCCGTGTGCTGCTCGCCGACGACCAGCCTCTGGTTCGCGCGGCCTTGAACATGGTCATCACCGACACCGCGGACGTCCACGTGGTGGGCGAGGCGGGCGACGGGCACGAAGCGGTCCGACTGACCGGCGAACTCGCCCCCGATGTGGTGGTGATGGACATCCGGATGCCCGGCATGGACGGCATCGAGGCCACCCGGCGGATCACCACGGGCACGAGCGCGGCGCGGGTTGTCGTCCTGACGACCTTCGACGAGGACGACTATGTCTACGGAGCCCTGCGCGCCGGTGCCTCCGGGTTCCTGGTCAAGGACATGGCGCTGGACGACATCCTGGCCGCCGTCCGTGTCGTCGCCGCCGGAGACGCCCTCATCGCGCCGAGTGTCACCCGCAGGCTGATCAAGGATTTCGCGGACCGCCCCGGCGCGACGCCGCCCGGGCGAAGGGAACTCGACGGCATCACCAACCGGGAACGCGAAGTGCTCACCCTGGTGGGCCGGGGTCTGTCCAACACCGAGATCGCCGAAGAGCTCTGCCTCAGTGTCGCCACCGCCAAGACCTATCTGACCAGGCTGCTCGCCAAGCTCGACGCGCGCGACCGCGTCCACCTGGTGATCCTCGCCTACGAGGCGGGCCTGGTGGCCCCGTAG
- a CDS encoding sensor histidine kinase: protein MPASPPPPLPLLKRIPPGLWTALVWCTAAVQPVIEYVVLPPRHEYSLSYPRDGLDSPAALLLLALAFLLVLAGCALLRHRTTSGYGLVLAGTVVSTVAWQQNEVPPLQFLGADLALCHVAATRTRRTAILAASAALGVLTGYLLLRSATGSESGTASEPFVALTVVIAWLVGNSVHQARAHTAELHARAAAEAVTAERLRIAREMHDTVAHSIGIIALQAGAAARVMETQPAKARAAILTVEQVGRETLAGLRRMLGALRQADEADREDEKRGAAHRDPEPDGPRRRAPAPLRPAVGLADLERLAATTTAAGVRVEVSREGTPRPLPADLDLAAFRIVQEAVTNVVRHANADCCRVRVDYGEDELVVDVVDRGRGGGTYEKGATNMKRAAEAGTGNTGAGLGLVGMRERVALLNGRFSAGSCPEGGFRVTARLPVPTAPRARAGNGAGAGAATRTGAR from the coding sequence ATGCCCGCCTCACCGCCTCCGCCGTTGCCGCTGCTCAAGCGCATACCGCCGGGACTGTGGACGGCGCTGGTGTGGTGCACGGCAGCGGTACAGCCGGTGATCGAGTACGTCGTGCTGCCGCCCCGCCACGAGTACTCCCTGAGCTATCCCCGCGACGGCCTGGACTCGCCCGCGGCCCTGCTGTTGCTCGCCCTTGCCTTCCTCCTTGTTCTGGCCGGCTGTGCGCTGTTGCGCCACAGAACGACGTCGGGGTACGGCCTGGTGCTCGCCGGTACGGTCGTCTCGACGGTGGCCTGGCAGCAGAACGAGGTTCCGCCGCTGCAGTTTCTGGGCGCGGACCTGGCCCTGTGCCATGTCGCCGCCACCCGGACCCGGCGCACCGCGATCCTGGCGGCGTCGGCAGCCCTGGGGGTGCTGACCGGCTACCTCCTCCTGCGGTCGGCCACCGGAAGCGAATCGGGGACCGCCTCCGAGCCGTTCGTCGCTCTGACCGTCGTCATCGCCTGGCTCGTCGGCAACTCGGTGCATCAAGCCCGGGCCCACACCGCCGAGTTGCACGCCAGGGCGGCCGCCGAGGCGGTCACCGCCGAACGGCTGCGCATCGCCCGCGAGATGCACGACACGGTCGCCCACAGCATCGGCATCATCGCCCTCCAGGCGGGTGCCGCGGCCCGGGTGATGGAGACGCAGCCCGCGAAGGCCCGCGCAGCGATACTCACCGTGGAACAGGTGGGGCGCGAGACGCTGGCCGGACTGCGACGGATGCTGGGCGCACTGCGGCAGGCGGACGAAGCGGACCGAGAGGACGAGAAGCGGGGCGCCGCCCACCGGGATCCGGAGCCGGACGGGCCCCGGCGGCGTGCACCGGCGCCGCTGCGCCCGGCCGTCGGCCTGGCGGATCTCGAACGGCTCGCCGCGACGACCACGGCCGCCGGGGTCCGGGTGGAGGTGAGCCGTGAGGGCACCCCCCGTCCGCTCCCGGCGGATCTCGACCTCGCGGCGTTCCGGATAGTGCAGGAGGCCGTGACCAACGTCGTACGCCACGCGAACGCCGACTGCTGCCGGGTCAGAGTCGACTACGGCGAGGACGAACTCGTCGTCGACGTCGTCGACCGGGGGCGGGGCGGCGGCACGTACGAGAAGGGCGCGACGAACATGAAGCGGGCGGCAGAGGCCGGCACCGGGAACACGGGCGCCGGACTGGGGCTGGTGGGGATGCGGGAGCGGGTCGCCCTGCTGAACGGCCGGTTCAGCGCCGGGTCTTGTCCGGAGGGCGGCTTCCGGGTGACCGCCCGGCTGCCCGTGCCGACAGCGCCCAGGGCCCGTGCCGGGAACGGAGCCGGGGCCGGAGCCGCTACGAGGACGGGAGCCCGATGA
- a CDS encoding ABC transporter ATP-binding protein, whose translation MIEVKALTKRYGATTAVKDLTFSVRPGEVTGFLGPNGSGKSTTLRMILGLTEPTGGSVTIDGRPFRDRPRGLRHAGSLLDAHDVHGGRSAAAHLYALARGNRIPRHRVEQVLREVGLADAARRRVGGFSLGMKQRLGIASALLGDPPVLLFDEPLNGLDPEGVQWVRGLFRGLAREGRTVFVSSHLMSEMEHTADRLIVIGRGELLAAQSLAEFSARGDRRSVTVTTPAAAALRELLTAEGATVRGEGEQLTVTGLSAVRIGEIARRHGLPLHELSTRSASLEEAFMELTADSVQFSGGDPR comes from the coding sequence GTGATCGAAGTCAAGGCACTCACCAAGCGATACGGCGCCACCACGGCCGTCAAGGATCTGACCTTCAGTGTGCGTCCCGGCGAAGTGACCGGGTTCCTCGGGCCGAACGGCTCCGGAAAGAGCACCACGTTGCGGATGATCCTCGGCCTGACCGAGCCCACCGGCGGCTCGGTCACCATCGACGGCCGGCCGTTCCGCGACCGCCCGCGCGGCCTGCGTCATGCCGGCTCGCTGCTCGACGCGCACGACGTGCACGGCGGGAGGAGCGCGGCGGCGCATCTGTACGCACTGGCGCGCGGCAACCGCATCCCGCGGCACCGGGTCGAGCAGGTGCTGCGCGAGGTCGGCCTTGCCGACGCCGCCCGGCGCCGCGTCGGCGGCTTCTCGCTCGGTATGAAACAACGGCTCGGTATCGCCTCCGCCCTGCTCGGCGACCCACCCGTGCTGCTCTTCGACGAGCCGCTCAACGGCCTTGACCCGGAAGGGGTGCAGTGGGTGCGTGGGCTGTTCAGGGGGCTCGCGCGGGAGGGCCGCACCGTGTTCGTCTCCAGCCATCTGATGTCGGAGATGGAGCACACCGCGGACCGCCTGATCGTGATCGGCCGTGGCGAACTGCTCGCCGCCCAGAGCCTCGCGGAGTTCTCGGCCCGTGGCGACCGGCGCAGCGTCACCGTGACCACGCCCGCCGCGGCCGCCCTGCGCGAACTGCTGACCGCCGAGGGCGCCACCGTGCGAGGCGAGGGCGAGCAGCTCACCGTGACCGGCCTGTCCGCCGTACGGATCGGCGAGATCGCCCGCCGCCACGGCCTGCCCCTGCACGAACTCAGCACCCGCTCCGCCTCGCTGGAGGAGGCCTTCATGGAGCTCACCGCCGACAGTGTCCAGTTTTCCGGAGGAGACCCCCGGTGA
- a CDS encoding ABC transporter permease — translation MTAQTPTTTDVTGGEPAAREPGVRQLPARFRDVVAAEWIKHRSLRSTWIAYGATALAVVGVNAGTAYDTYSHWTERTSRDRASFIADGIPLQEAFTANGALLMALALGAIGAVVIVGEFSTGSVRTTFAAVPDRRAVMAAKAVVVAVVTTLFGVVVSGVSFAVTQAILERRDAGVFLGEPGALRVVLASALLAPVCALAGLALGAVVRHTAATLIITVVVVLVLPLFLTDGRRWSAVAGHTLPYKAWLRLVDIHYAPPAYPWSTGGAWTVYAVWACAAVVLAVVGVHRRDQ, via the coding sequence GTGACCGCGCAAACCCCCACGACGACCGACGTCACCGGCGGCGAGCCCGCCGCCCGTGAACCCGGCGTCCGCCAACTCCCCGCCCGTTTCCGTGACGTGGTCGCCGCCGAGTGGATCAAACACCGGTCGCTGCGCTCCACCTGGATCGCGTACGGGGCCACCGCCCTGGCCGTCGTCGGCGTCAACGCCGGTACCGCCTACGACACGTACAGCCACTGGACGGAGCGGACGTCGAGGGACCGTGCGTCCTTCATCGCTGACGGCATCCCTCTTCAGGAGGCGTTCACCGCGAACGGGGCCCTCCTGATGGCGCTGGCCCTCGGTGCCATCGGCGCTGTGGTGATCGTCGGGGAGTTCAGCACGGGAAGTGTCCGGACGACGTTCGCGGCGGTTCCGGACCGGCGTGCGGTGATGGCGGCCAAGGCCGTTGTCGTGGCGGTGGTGACGACCCTCTTCGGCGTGGTCGTCTCCGGGGTCTCGTTCGCCGTGACGCAGGCGATTCTCGAACGCAGGGACGCGGGCGTCTTTCTGGGCGAACCGGGAGCCCTCCGGGTCGTGCTGGCATCGGCCCTGCTCGCCCCGGTGTGCGCGCTCGCCGGACTCGCGCTCGGCGCCGTCGTCCGGCACACGGCTGCCACCCTGATCATCACCGTGGTGGTCGTCCTGGTCCTGCCGCTGTTCCTGACCGACGGCCGCCGCTGGTCGGCGGTGGCCGGGCACACCCTGCCCTACAAGGCGTGGCTCCGGCTCGTGGACATCCACTACGCGCCGCCCGCCTATCCCTGGAGCACCGGCGGGGCGTGGACCGTCTACGCGGTGTGGGCCTGCGCCGCCGTTGTACTCGCCGTCGTCGGTGTCCACCGGCGGGACCAGTGA
- a CDS encoding trypsin-like serine protease codes for MKLLDPRGPGRKLLAASAVALAAVSLQPLSAQAAPKPIVGGTPAAQGEFPFLVHLSVDCGGAMYTKDIVLTAAHCLPESGPDTSITVTAGTNDLESPDALKVKSTEVLRPSGEPLGQDWGLIKLEKPLDLPTLPIATDDTYNDGEFTIAGWGADAKGERQRHLLKATVPFVDDATCEKAYGDKLKPTTELCAGYVGKGGIDSCQGDSGGPMFRKDEAGALVQVGIVSWGQGCGDPKYPGIYTDVSHFAEEIAEAAGKL; via the coding sequence TTGAAGCTCCTCGACCCCCGCGGCCCCGGCCGCAAGCTGCTCGCCGCGAGTGCGGTGGCCCTTGCCGCGGTCTCCCTCCAGCCGCTGTCCGCGCAGGCAGCCCCCAAGCCCATCGTCGGCGGGACACCGGCCGCCCAGGGCGAATTCCCGTTCCTGGTCCATCTTTCGGTGGACTGCGGCGGAGCCATGTACACGAAGGACATCGTCCTCACCGCCGCCCACTGCCTGCCCGAATCCGGCCCGGACACCTCCATCACGGTCACGGCGGGCACCAACGACCTGGAGAGCCCCGACGCGCTGAAGGTCAAGTCCACCGAGGTTCTGCGCCCCTCCGGCGAACCGCTCGGCCAGGACTGGGGGCTGATCAAGCTGGAGAAGCCCCTCGACCTGCCCACGCTGCCCATCGCCACCGACGACACGTACAACGACGGCGAGTTCACCATCGCCGGGTGGGGCGCCGATGCCAAGGGCGAACGCCAGCGGCACCTGCTGAAGGCCACTGTTCCCTTTGTCGACGACGCCACCTGCGAGAAGGCGTACGGCGACAAGCTGAAGCCGACGACCGAGCTGTGCGCCGGTTATGTGGGCAAGGGCGGCATCGACTCCTGCCAGGGCGACTCGGGCGGCCCGATGTTCCGCAAGGACGAGGCGGGCGCGCTCGTCCAGGTGGGCATCGTCTCCTGGGGTCAGGGGTGCGGCGATCCGAAGTACCCCGGCATCTACACGGACGTCTCGCACTTCGCCGAGGAGATAGCCGAGGCCGCCGGAAAGCTCTGA
- a CDS encoding enoyl-CoA hydratase/isomerase family protein, whose amino-acid sequence MTTTPERTGAAEEPVLPRTEGHLGHLVLNRPRAINALTHAMVLRLDETLAAWADDPALATVLISGAGERGLCAGGDIRAIRESALQGGDRAREFWRDEYRLNARIARYPKPYVALMDGIVMGGGVGVSAHGSLRIVTERSRVAMPETGIGFVPDVGGTYLLSRAPGELGTHLALTGLPVGAADVLLCGLADHFVPSGQLDALTEDLAREGAQEVVERYRADAPEGVLARQREWIDHCYAAPTVEEIVARLLATRLPEAKETAETLLAKSPTSLKVTLEAVRRAHRTDSLEQVLVQEFRVSCATLDSADLVEGVRAQVVDKDRRPRWSPAALEEVDAETVERHFGPLAEGRDELTF is encoded by the coding sequence GTGACGACCACCCCAGAGCGAACCGGGGCAGCCGAGGAACCCGTACTCCCGCGCACCGAGGGGCACTTGGGGCACCTCGTCCTCAACCGGCCGAGGGCGATCAACGCCCTCACCCATGCCATGGTGCTGCGCCTGGACGAGACCCTGGCCGCCTGGGCGGACGATCCCGCGCTCGCGACCGTGCTGATCTCCGGCGCGGGCGAGCGCGGGTTGTGCGCGGGCGGGGACATCCGCGCGATCCGCGAGTCGGCCCTCCAAGGCGGCGATCGGGCACGGGAGTTCTGGCGCGACGAGTACCGTCTCAACGCCCGGATCGCCCGCTACCCGAAGCCGTACGTCGCCCTGATGGACGGCATCGTGATGGGCGGCGGCGTCGGCGTCTCCGCCCACGGCAGTCTGCGGATCGTCACCGAACGCTCCCGCGTCGCCATGCCGGAGACCGGTATCGGCTTCGTCCCGGACGTCGGCGGCACCTACCTTCTGAGCCGCGCGCCCGGCGAACTCGGTACGCATCTGGCCCTCACCGGCCTCCCGGTCGGCGCGGCGGACGTCCTGCTGTGCGGCCTGGCCGACCACTTCGTGCCCTCCGGCCAACTGGACGCGCTCACCGAGGACTTGGCGCGTGAAGGAGCCCAGGAGGTCGTCGAGCGGTACCGGGCCGACGCACCCGAGGGCGTACTCGCCCGGCAGCGCGAGTGGATCGACCACTGCTACGCGGCGCCCACCGTGGAGGAGATCGTCGCCCGCCTCCTCGCCACCCGCCTGCCGGAGGCCAAGGAGACCGCCGAGACCCTGCTCGCGAAGTCGCCCACCTCGCTCAAGGTCACCCTCGAAGCGGTACGCCGGGCCCACCGGACCGACTCCCTGGAACAGGTCCTGGTCCAGGAGTTCCGCGTCTCGTGCGCGACCCTGGATTCGGCCGACCTGGTGGAGGGCGTCCGGGCCCAGGTGGTCGACAAGGACCGGCGGCCCCGGTGGTCCCCGGCGGCCCTGGAGGAGGTCGACGCGGAGACGGTGGAGCGTCACTTCGGGCCGCTTGCCGAGGGCCGGGACGAACTCACCTTCTGA
- the meaB gene encoding methylmalonyl Co-A mutase-associated GTPase MeaB translates to MKRAIDLDSYAKGVLEGSRAFIARAITLVESTRPDHRELAQRLLIELLPHSGRARRIGITGVPGVGKSTFIDALGTMLTGLGHRVAVLAVDPSSTRTGGSILGDKTRMERLAVDPAAFVRPSPSAGTLGGVARATRETIVVMEAAGYDVILVETVGVGQSETAVANMVDTFLMLTLARTGDQLQGIKKGVLEMSDVVAVNKADGPHERDAKAAARELAGALRLMQPADAAWTPPVLTCSAREGSGLDTLWERLEQHRTLLESTDRLTAKRREQQVDWTWSMVREQLLTRMREHPEVRRLTPEVELGVRNGELTASLAAQRLLEAFGGPEAAGRGL, encoded by the coding sequence GTGAAGCGTGCCATCGACCTCGACAGCTATGCGAAGGGTGTACTCGAAGGGTCGCGGGCGTTCATCGCCCGGGCCATCACCCTCGTGGAATCGACGCGGCCCGATCACCGGGAGCTGGCCCAGCGCCTGTTGATCGAGCTGCTGCCGCACTCGGGCCGGGCACGCCGTATCGGTATCACCGGTGTGCCCGGCGTCGGCAAGTCCACCTTCATCGACGCGCTCGGCACCATGCTCACCGGGCTCGGGCACCGGGTGGCGGTGCTCGCGGTGGACCCGTCCTCCACCCGTACCGGCGGCTCGATCCTGGGCGACAAGACCAGGATGGAGCGCCTCGCGGTGGACCCGGCGGCCTTTGTGCGGCCCTCGCCGAGCGCGGGCACGCTCGGCGGGGTGGCCCGGGCCACCCGGGAGACCATCGTGGTCATGGAGGCGGCCGGGTACGACGTGATCCTGGTGGAGACCGTCGGAGTCGGCCAGTCCGAGACGGCCGTCGCCAATATGGTCGACACCTTCCTGATGCTCACCCTGGCCCGTACCGGCGACCAGTTGCAGGGCATCAAGAAGGGCGTCCTGGAGATGTCCGACGTCGTCGCGGTGAACAAGGCGGACGGGCCGCACGAGCGCGACGCCAAGGCGGCGGCGCGTGAACTGGCGGGCGCGCTGCGCCTGATGCAGCCCGCCGACGCCGCCTGGACGCCGCCCGTGCTGACCTGCAGCGCCCGCGAGGGCTCCGGCCTGGACACGCTGTGGGAACGCCTCGAACAGCACCGCACCCTCCTGGAGTCGACGGACCGGCTCACGGCCAAGCGCCGCGAGCAGCAGGTCGACTGGACCTGGTCGATGGTGCGCGAGCAACTGCTCACCCGGATGCGCGAGCATCCCGAGGTGCGCCGTCTGACCCCGGAGGTCGAACTGGGCGTACGGAACGGCGAGTTGACCGCGAGCCTGGCCGCGCAGCGGCTTCTGGAGGCCTTCGGCGGGCCGGAGGCGGCGGGACGCGGCCTGTGA